The proteins below come from a single Miscanthus floridulus cultivar M001 chromosome 1, ASM1932011v1, whole genome shotgun sequence genomic window:
- the LOC136552738 gene encoding cell number regulator 13-like produces MASWDNLGELSNIAQLTGLDAVKLISLIVRAASTARLHKRNCRRFAQHLKLIGGLLEQLRVSELRKYPETREPLEQLEDALRRGYLLVNSCQDRSYLYLLAMGWNIVYQFRKAQSEIDNYLRLVPLITLVDNARIRDRLEYIERDQCEYSFDEEDKKVQDALLNPDPCTNPTIVLKKTLSCSYPNLPFNEALRKESEKLQVELQRSQSNMDLGSCEVIQHLLGVTKTVESTIPDEETNAKASEKKGSNYSESKGDSAKSFDDDDDYPKKQKDDYPKKQKDTCSTQRCSSQVPYGHDLVSSRGSYSDEWHADLLGCCSEPALCLKTLFFPCGTFSRIASVAKDRPMSSGEACNDIMAYSLILSCCCYTCCVRRKLRQKMDIAGGCCDDFLSHLLCCCCALVQEWREVEIRGAYSKKTKVTAPPCQYMEH; encoded by the exons ATGGCGTCGTGGGACAACCTCGGGGAGCTCTCCAACATCGCGCAGCTCACGGGTCTGGACGCCGTCAAGCTCATCTCCCTCATCGTCAGGGCGGCGTCCACGGCCCGGCTGCACAAGCGCAACTGCCGCCGCTTCGCGCAGCACCTCAAGCTCATCGGCGGCCTGCTGGAGCAGCTCCGCGTGTCGGAGCTCCGGAAGTACCCGGAGACGCGGGAGCCGCTGGAGCAGCTCGAGGACGCGCTCCGCCGGGGCTACCTGCTCGTCAACTCCTGCCAGGACCGCTCCTACCTCTACCTCCTCGCCATGGGCTGGAACATCGTCTACCAGTTCCGCAAGGCGCAGAGCGAGATCGACAATTACCTACGCCTCGTCCCGCTCATCACGCTCGTCGACAATGCCCGCATTCGG GATCGGCTTGAGTATATTGAGAGGGACCAATGTGAATATTCTTTTGACGAGGAAGACAAGAAAGTGCAAGATGCTTTGTTAAATCCTGACCCTTGCACGAATCCTACAATAGTGCTCAAGAAGACTCTGTCATGttcctatccaaacttgcctttcAATGAGGCCCtccgaaaggaaagtgagaagctTCAGGTTGAGCTTCAAAGATCACAGAGCAACATGGATCTGGGTTCGTGTGAGGTTATTCAACACCTGCTTGGAGTAACCAAAACTGTGGAATCTACAATTCCAGACGAAGAAACAAATGCCAAAGCTTCGGAAAAGAAGGGTTCAAACTACAGTGAATCCAAAGGAGATAGTGCAAAATCgtttgatgatgatgacgactatCCTAAGAAGCAAAAGGATGACTATCCTAAGAAGCAAAAGGATACCTGCAGCACACAACG ATGTTCTTCACAAGTTCCATATGGTCATGATCTTGTCTCAAGTAGAGGATCATACAGCGATGAGTGGCATGCAGATTTACTTGGCTGCTGTTCAGAACCGGCTTTGT GTTTGAAGACCTTGTTCTTCCCCTGTGGAACCTTCTCGAGAATTGCTTCAGTTGCCAAGGACAGACCAATGT CTTCTGGAGAGGCTTGCAATGACATTATGGCATACTCCCTAATATTGTCCTGCTGCTGTTATACGTGCTGTGTAAGGAGAAAGCTTCGCCAAAAGATGGACATTGCG GGAGGCTGCTGTGATGACTTTCTTTCACATCTGCTGTGTTGTTGCTGTGCGCTTGTTCAAGAATGGCGGGAAGTTGAGATCCGTGGAGCATATA GCAAAAAGACGAAGGTTACCGCACCGCCATGTCAATATATGGAGCATTAA
- the LOC136552723 gene encoding ABC transporter G family member 22-like isoform X2 — translation MESIMEKPMMDAAGGGGGGGAGIGRTKSEQLAPSQSLSRTPSAETVLSTPADAASLSRKSSFGRKRRSASVGGGNNNSHIRKSRSAQLKLDVEDLVGSGAALSRASSASLGFSFTFTGFTPPLQHMCSADPPPFSDDDENPMDIEAGTRRKKLMTEPTLPIYLKFAEVKYRVAGKGSPREILGGISGSASPGEVLALMGPSGSGKTTLLSILGGRPGSGAVEGCISYNDEPYSKSLKRRIGFVTQDDVLFTHLTVKETLTYAALLRLPRTMTRQQKKERAMDIIYELGLERCQDTMIGGSFIRGVSGGERKRVCIGNEILINPSLLFLDEPTSGLDSTTALRIVQLLHDIAEDGKTVITTIHQPSSRLFHKFDKLILLGKGSLLYFGKASEAMPYFQSIGCTPLIAMNPAEFLLDLANGKTNDVSVPSELDDKYLVDAYETRVAFKEKKKLLAPLPICDDLKATITSSKREWGTSWWQQYSILFCRGIKERRHDYLSWMRITQVIATSIILGLLWWRSDPSTLKGLEDQAGLLFFIAVFWGFFPVFTAIFTFPQERAMLNKERAVDMYKLSAYFLARTTSDLPLDLFLPVIFMVIVYFMAGLKATATHFFLSVLTVFLSIIAAQGLGLAIGATLLDIKKATTLASVTVMTFMLAGGFFVKRVPPFISWLRYLSFNYHTYRLLLKVQYDPVPDILTTTKHMDNGATEVAALVAMIIGYRALAYLSLRRVKAGSS, via the exons ATGGAGTCGATAATGGAGAAGCCGATGATGGAcgccgcgggcggcggcggcggaggaggagcagggaTCGGGCGGACCAAGTCGGAACAGCTGGCGCCGTCGCAGTCGCTGAGCCGGACGCCGTCGGCGGAGACGGTGCTGAGCACGCCGGCGGACGCCGCCAGCCTGTCGCGCAAGTCCAGCTTCGGGAGGAAGCGGCGCTCCGCGTCGGTCGGCGGCGGCAACAACAACAGCCACATCCGCAAGTCCCGGAGCGCGCAGCTGAAGCTGGACGTGGAGGACCTCGTCGGCAGCGGCGCCGCGCTCAGCCGCGCCTCCAGCGCCAGCCTcggcttctccttcaccttcaccGGCTTCACCCCGCCGCTCCAGCACATGTGCTCCGCCGACCCACCGCCCTTCAGCGACGACGACGAGAACC CGATGGACATCGAGGCCGGCACACGGCGCAAGAAGCTCATGACCGAGCCGACCTTGCCGATATACCTCAAG TTTGCGGAGGTGAAGTACAGGGTGGCGGGGAAGGGCTCGCCGCGGGAGATTCTGGGAGGGATATCCGGGTCGGCGTCCCCCGGCGAGGTGCTGGCGCTGATGGGCCCGTCCGGCAGCGGCAAGACGACGCTGCTGAGCATCCTGGGCGGGAGGCCCGGCAGCGGCGCCGTCGAGGGCTGCATATCCTACAACGACGAGCCCTACAGCAAGTCCCTCAAGCGCAG GATAGGATTTGTGACTCAAGATGATGTTCTCTTTACCCATCTTACTGTGAAGGAGACATTGACTTATGCGGCACTACTTCGTCTCCCAAGAACAATGACACGACAACAAAAGAAAGAGCGGGCGATGGACATCATATATGAGCTTGGTCTTGAAAG GTGCCAGGACACAATGATCGGAGGATCGTTTATACGTGGGGTTTCAGGGGGTGAAAGGAAAAGAGTTTGCATTGGAAATGAGATTTTAATCAATCCATCTTTACTGTTTCTGGATGAGCCAACATCTGGGCTGGATTCAACTACAGCTCTAAGGATCGTTCAACTTCTTCATGACATAGCTGAG GATGGGAAGACGGTAATCACCACAATTCACCAACCATCTAGCAGGCTGTTTCATAAGTTCGACAAGCTTATCCTCTTGGGCAAAGGAAGTTTGCTATACTTTGGGAAGGCATCTGAAGCCATGCCATACTTCCAGTCCATTGGATGCACCCCACTTATTGCAATGAACCCTGCAGAGTTTCTACTGGATCTCGCCAATGGAAAGACTAATGATGTCTCAGTCCCTTCAGAATTAGATGACAAG TATTTGGTAGATGCCTATGAGACTCGAGTGGCTTTTAAGGAGAAGAAGAAGCTTCTAGCACCGCTGCCTATTTGTGATGATCTGAAGGCAACTATAACATCATCGAAGCGAGAGTGGGGCACTTCCTGGTGGCAGCAATACTCCATCCTCTTTTGTAGAGGGATCAAGGAACGACGACATGATTATCTGAGTTGGATGAGAATCACCCAAGTCATAGCTACATCGATTATCTTAGGTTTATTGTGGTGGCGCTCTGATCCCAGCACACTAAAAGGTCTAGAGGATCAG GCTGGCCTACTGTTTTTCATTGCTGTGTTTTGGGGTTTCTTTCCTGTGTTTACTGCAATCTTCACATTCCCTCAAGAGAGGGCAATGTTGAACAAGGAGCGTGCAGTTGACATGTACAAGCTCAGTGCATACTTCTTGGCGAGAACGACAAGTGATCTACCACTTGACCTTTTCCTTCCTGTCATATTTATGGTGATCGTCTACTTCATGGCAGGCCTCAAAGCTACTGCCACACATTTCTTTCTTAGCGTGCTGACTGTCTTTCTCAGCATAATTGCTGCTCAG GGACTAGGATTGGCAATTGGAGCTACCCTGCTGGATATCAAGAAGGCAACAACTCTAGCTTCAGTTACTGTCATGACATTCATGCTAGCAGGAGGCTTCTTTGTAAAG AGGGTTCCGCCGTTCATCTCCTGGCTGCGCTACCTGTCCTTCAACTACCACACCTACAGGCTCCTGCTGAAGGTGCAGTATGATCCCGTGCCGGACATCCTGACCACCACGAAACACATGGACAACGGTGCCACCGAGGTGGCAGCTCTCGTCGCGATGATCATCGGGTACCGGGCGCTGGCCTACCTGTCCCTGAGAAGGGTGAAGGCTGGAAGCAGCTAG
- the LOC136552723 gene encoding ABC transporter G family member 22-like isoform X1, whose product MESIMEKPMMDAAGGGGGGGAGIGRTKSEQLAPSQSLSRTPSAETVLSTPADAASLSRKSSFGRKRRSASVGGGNNNSHIRKSRSAQLKLDVEDLVGSGAALSRASSASLGFSFTFTGFTPPLQHMCSADPPPFSDDDENPMDIEAGTRRKKLMTEPTLPIYLKFAEVKYRVAGKGSPREILGGISGSASPGEVLALMGPSGSGKTTLLSILGGRPGSGAVEGCISYNDEPYSKSLKRRIGFVTQDDVLFTHLTVKETLTYAALLRLPRTMTRQQKKERAMDIIYELGLERCQDTMIGGSFIRGVSGGERKRVCIGNEILINPSLLFLDEPTSGLDSTTALRIVQLLHDIAEDGKTVITTIHQPSSRLFHKFDKLILLGKGSLLYFGKASEAMPYFQSIGCTPLIAMNPAEFLLDLANGKTNDVSVPSELDDKVHMENNNSKNDHRPSAQDVHEYLVDAYETRVAFKEKKKLLAPLPICDDLKATITSSKREWGTSWWQQYSILFCRGIKERRHDYLSWMRITQVIATSIILGLLWWRSDPSTLKGLEDQAGLLFFIAVFWGFFPVFTAIFTFPQERAMLNKERAVDMYKLSAYFLARTTSDLPLDLFLPVIFMVIVYFMAGLKATATHFFLSVLTVFLSIIAAQGLGLAIGATLLDIKKATTLASVTVMTFMLAGGFFVKRVPPFISWLRYLSFNYHTYRLLLKVQYDPVPDILTTTKHMDNGATEVAALVAMIIGYRALAYLSLRRVKAGSS is encoded by the exons ATGGAGTCGATAATGGAGAAGCCGATGATGGAcgccgcgggcggcggcggcggaggaggagcagggaTCGGGCGGACCAAGTCGGAACAGCTGGCGCCGTCGCAGTCGCTGAGCCGGACGCCGTCGGCGGAGACGGTGCTGAGCACGCCGGCGGACGCCGCCAGCCTGTCGCGCAAGTCCAGCTTCGGGAGGAAGCGGCGCTCCGCGTCGGTCGGCGGCGGCAACAACAACAGCCACATCCGCAAGTCCCGGAGCGCGCAGCTGAAGCTGGACGTGGAGGACCTCGTCGGCAGCGGCGCCGCGCTCAGCCGCGCCTCCAGCGCCAGCCTcggcttctccttcaccttcaccGGCTTCACCCCGCCGCTCCAGCACATGTGCTCCGCCGACCCACCGCCCTTCAGCGACGACGACGAGAACC CGATGGACATCGAGGCCGGCACACGGCGCAAGAAGCTCATGACCGAGCCGACCTTGCCGATATACCTCAAG TTTGCGGAGGTGAAGTACAGGGTGGCGGGGAAGGGCTCGCCGCGGGAGATTCTGGGAGGGATATCCGGGTCGGCGTCCCCCGGCGAGGTGCTGGCGCTGATGGGCCCGTCCGGCAGCGGCAAGACGACGCTGCTGAGCATCCTGGGCGGGAGGCCCGGCAGCGGCGCCGTCGAGGGCTGCATATCCTACAACGACGAGCCCTACAGCAAGTCCCTCAAGCGCAG GATAGGATTTGTGACTCAAGATGATGTTCTCTTTACCCATCTTACTGTGAAGGAGACATTGACTTATGCGGCACTACTTCGTCTCCCAAGAACAATGACACGACAACAAAAGAAAGAGCGGGCGATGGACATCATATATGAGCTTGGTCTTGAAAG GTGCCAGGACACAATGATCGGAGGATCGTTTATACGTGGGGTTTCAGGGGGTGAAAGGAAAAGAGTTTGCATTGGAAATGAGATTTTAATCAATCCATCTTTACTGTTTCTGGATGAGCCAACATCTGGGCTGGATTCAACTACAGCTCTAAGGATCGTTCAACTTCTTCATGACATAGCTGAG GATGGGAAGACGGTAATCACCACAATTCACCAACCATCTAGCAGGCTGTTTCATAAGTTCGACAAGCTTATCCTCTTGGGCAAAGGAAGTTTGCTATACTTTGGGAAGGCATCTGAAGCCATGCCATACTTCCAGTCCATTGGATGCACCCCACTTATTGCAATGAACCCTGCAGAGTTTCTACTGGATCTCGCCAATGGAAAGACTAATGATGTCTCAGTCCCTTCAGAATTAGATGACAAGGTGCATATGGAGAATAATAATTCCAAGAATGACCACAGGCCATCAGCACAAGATGTTCATGAG TATTTGGTAGATGCCTATGAGACTCGAGTGGCTTTTAAGGAGAAGAAGAAGCTTCTAGCACCGCTGCCTATTTGTGATGATCTGAAGGCAACTATAACATCATCGAAGCGAGAGTGGGGCACTTCCTGGTGGCAGCAATACTCCATCCTCTTTTGTAGAGGGATCAAGGAACGACGACATGATTATCTGAGTTGGATGAGAATCACCCAAGTCATAGCTACATCGATTATCTTAGGTTTATTGTGGTGGCGCTCTGATCCCAGCACACTAAAAGGTCTAGAGGATCAG GCTGGCCTACTGTTTTTCATTGCTGTGTTTTGGGGTTTCTTTCCTGTGTTTACTGCAATCTTCACATTCCCTCAAGAGAGGGCAATGTTGAACAAGGAGCGTGCAGTTGACATGTACAAGCTCAGTGCATACTTCTTGGCGAGAACGACAAGTGATCTACCACTTGACCTTTTCCTTCCTGTCATATTTATGGTGATCGTCTACTTCATGGCAGGCCTCAAAGCTACTGCCACACATTTCTTTCTTAGCGTGCTGACTGTCTTTCTCAGCATAATTGCTGCTCAG GGACTAGGATTGGCAATTGGAGCTACCCTGCTGGATATCAAGAAGGCAACAACTCTAGCTTCAGTTACTGTCATGACATTCATGCTAGCAGGAGGCTTCTTTGTAAAG AGGGTTCCGCCGTTCATCTCCTGGCTGCGCTACCTGTCCTTCAACTACCACACCTACAGGCTCCTGCTGAAGGTGCAGTATGATCCCGTGCCGGACATCCTGACCACCACGAAACACATGGACAACGGTGCCACCGAGGTGGCAGCTCTCGTCGCGATGATCATCGGGTACCGGGCGCTGGCCTACCTGTCCCTGAGAAGGGTGAAGGCTGGAAGCAGCTAG